In one window of Oryza sativa Japonica Group chromosome 9, ASM3414082v1 DNA:
- the LOC9272124 gene encoding phospholipid-transporting ATPase 2 — translation MVTLDLAKGVYAKFIDWDEQMFDRETCTPAHSANTAISEDLGQVEYVLSDRTGTLTENIMIFRRCCMSDTLYGENNGDALKDARFLDAVSRNDPDIAKFLMVMALCSTVVPIKRNDGTITYQAQSQDEEALVTAASKLNMVLASKDSNTAEISFNGCKFYYDLLDILEFTSDRKRMFAVVKDV, via the exons ATG GTAACTCTTGATCTGGCTAAAGGTGTATATGCAAAGTTCATTGACTGGGATGAACAAATGTTCGATCGGGAAACATGTACGCCTGCTCATTCAGCTAA CACAGCTATTAGTGAAGACCTTGGACAGGTTGAGTACGTTTTGAGTGACAGAACTGGAACACTGACAGAAAACATAATGATTTTCAGAAGATGTTGCATGAGTGATACTCTATATGGAGAAAACAATGGGGATGCTTTAAAAG ATGCCAGATTTCTAGATGCTGTTTCGCGTAACGATCCTGATATTGCCAAATTTCTCATGGTGATGGCTCTTTGCAGTACAGTTGTTCCTATCAAAAG AAATGATGGTACTATAACATACCAAGCACAATCACAAGACGAGGAAGCTTTGGTCACTGCTGCATCAAAACTAAATATGGTGCTTGCGAGTAAAGACAGCAACACTGCTG AGATTTCTTTCAACGGTTGTAAGTTCTATTATGATTTGTTGGATATTTTGGAGTTTACTTCCGATCGCAAAAGAATGTTTGCTGTGGTAAAGGATGTCTAG